A region of the Candidatus Methylomirabilota bacterium genome:
GCTCCTCGCCCCGCGGCAGGACTTCTACACCACCCGGCGGCCCGAGCCTGACGACGTCCTCCTGGTCATCGAGGTCATGGACTCGTCGGTCCAGAGGGATCGGCGTGTGAAACTTCCTCTGTACGCGCGCGCCGGAATCGTCGAGGTCTGGCTCCTCGATCTCAACACCGACCGGCTCGAGGTTTATCGCCGGCCGACCGCCGGTGGCTACGCGGAGTCCCGCGTCCTCCAGCGGGACGAGCCGATCTCCATCCAGGCGTTCCCCGACGTCTGGCTCACCGTCGCCGACCTCCTCGGCTGAGACGCGCGCGCCGCCCTGGAACGTTCGAGCGCCGGCTCCGCCGGCGCAACCGATCCTGGGGGGAGGTTTCGGAAGGGGGGCGAAGCCCCCCTCCGAGTTCAGCCGCGGAGCAGGACGGCGACGATCACGAGGGCGAGCAGCAGCCGGTAGATCACGAACGGCGTCAGCGAGCGCGTCCTCAGATAGCCCACCAGGAACCACACCGCGAGCCAGCCGCTCGCGAACGTCGCCGCGAGCGCGGCGAGGAGCGGGCCCGCGTCGCCGGCCGGCAGGCCGTGGCGGACGAGGTGGAGGAGCTTCAGCCCGCCGGCGCCCGCCGTGATCGGAATCCCGAGCAGGAAGGAGAAGCGCGCCGCCG
Encoded here:
- a CDS encoding Uma2 family endonuclease, with amino-acid sequence MDATIELKRRRFSVKEYHRLIEVGVLTKDDRVELLEGEIVEMTPIGERHAGTVNRLTHLFVSWFGARAVVHVQSPILLGPEVSVPQPDVALLAPRQDFYTTRRPEPDDVLLVIEVMDSSVQRDRRVKLPLYARAGIVEVWLLDLNTDRLEVYRRPTAGGYAESRVLQRDEPISIQAFPDVWLTVADLLG